A stretch of the Defluviitalea raffinosedens genome encodes the following:
- a CDS encoding Fur family transcriptional regulator codes for MNLNDVKDNLKSQGYKLTNQRKAILDVLMDHKGHVLSAEEIYEKTKERYAKTNVSTIYRNLEILENANLIHRINMNGEASKYKLICNDKHHHHIICKECGKSQSIDFCPLQDIHDEFKDEDFVLTDHRFELYGYCKECIKKKNEQV; via the coding sequence ATGAATCTGAATGATGTAAAAGATAATTTAAAAAGTCAGGGATATAAATTAACGAATCAGCGAAAGGCTATCCTGGATGTTTTGATGGATCATAAAGGGCATGTTCTGTCTGCAGAGGAAATCTATGAAAAAACCAAAGAAAGATATGCCAAAACGAATGTTTCAACCATTTATCGCAATCTGGAAATACTGGAGAATGCCAATTTGATTCATAGAATCAATATGAATGGTGAAGCATCTAAATATAAGCTGATTTGCAATGATAAACACCACCACCATATTATCTGCAAAGAATGCGGAAAATCTCAGAGCATAGACTTTTGTCCGTTGCAGGATATTCATGATGAATTCAAGGATGAAGATTTCGTTTTAACGGACCACCGTTTTGAATTATACGGATACTGCAAAGAATGCATAAAAAAGAAGAATGAACAGGTTTAA
- a CDS encoding metal ABC transporter permease, with amino-acid sequence MLEILSYSFMQRALLAGIIIGFLCPLMGIFIVLRRMSLIGDGLSHVALSGIATGILLNISPLGVTLVFSVIAALAIEKLRKSYEKYAELSISIIMSFGIGLAVILISLAKSINVDLLGYLFGNITTVLPSDLWIILGLGILVIVSIWLLYKELFYMAFDEEAALLSGVPVKGINLFFIVLIAITITLSMRIVGILLVSSLMVLPVAASLQIAHSFRHAAILSIIFSQTAIILGIIISYYFELASGGTIVLLAVLILVSVLIFKYLKNAAR; translated from the coding sequence GTGCTGGAAATATTATCGTACAGTTTTATGCAGCGTGCTCTTCTTGCCGGGATCATCATTGGCTTTTTATGCCCTCTTATGGGCATATTTATTGTTCTTAGGAGAATGTCTCTTATTGGAGACGGATTATCCCATGTAGCCCTTTCAGGGATCGCCACAGGAATACTTCTTAATATATCTCCTCTGGGAGTTACTCTTGTATTCTCGGTAATTGCCGCCCTGGCCATTGAAAAATTAAGAAAAAGTTATGAAAAATATGCCGAGCTATCCATTTCGATCATTATGTCCTTTGGAATAGGTCTGGCCGTTATATTAATCAGTCTCGCAAAATCCATTAATGTTGACTTATTAGGCTATTTATTCGGAAATATAACAACAGTACTTCCTTCGGATTTATGGATAATCTTAGGCTTAGGTATTCTGGTGATCGTTTCTATTTGGCTTCTTTATAAAGAGTTGTTTTATATGGCATTTGATGAAGAAGCTGCCCTTTTATCGGGTGTCCCTGTTAAAGGAATTAATTTATTTTTTATTGTACTCATTGCCATTACTATAACGCTATCCATGCGTATTGTGGGCATACTTCTTGTGTCTTCCTTAATGGTGCTGCCTGTAGCAGCAAGCCTTCAAATTGCCCACAGCTTTAGACATGCTGCAATTCTTTCTATTATTTTTTCTCAAACTGCAATCATTTTAGGAATTATCATTTCCTACTATTTTGAACTGGCTTCGGGAGGAACCATTGTTTTGCTTGCAGTGCTCATCCTTGTATCTGTTTTGATATTTAAATATCTTAAGAATGCTGCAAGATAG
- a CDS encoding metal ABC transporter ATP-binding protein: MDTILEIKNLSFGYNDKLILDNINFEIKSGDYIGIVGPNGSGKSTLLKIVLGLLKPTKGSIKLFGQPMDSFKDWGKIGYVAQKAASFNTSFPATVEEVVAANLYPQLGLFKRIKKYHMEKVYEALELVGMKEYSKRLIGNLSGGQQQRVFIARTLVSSPQIIFLDEPTVGIDIQSQDNFYELLKNLNENMHITIVMISHDIGVITEKANRVACMGEKKLIVHDMNSNVPISKILSEVYGEKMNLLDHHH; encoded by the coding sequence ATGGATACAATACTGGAAATTAAAAATTTATCCTTTGGATACAATGACAAATTAATTCTGGACAATATTAATTTTGAAATCAAAAGCGGGGATTATATTGGCATCGTAGGTCCTAATGGCTCGGGTAAAAGTACTCTTCTTAAAATTGTTCTCGGCTTATTAAAACCTACCAAAGGAAGTATTAAATTATTTGGACAACCTATGGACTCTTTTAAAGATTGGGGAAAAATCGGTTATGTTGCTCAAAAAGCTGCCTCTTTTAACACCAGCTTTCCTGCGACTGTAGAAGAGGTGGTTGCTGCCAATTTATATCCTCAGCTTGGTCTGTTTAAAAGAATCAAAAAATACCATATGGAAAAGGTATACGAAGCTCTTGAACTGGTAGGAATGAAAGAATATAGCAAAAGACTGATCGGAAATCTTTCTGGAGGACAACAGCAAAGAGTATTCATCGCAAGAACCTTGGTAAGCTCTCCCCAAATCATCTTTTTGGATGAACCTACGGTTGGGATCGATATTCAGTCTCAGGACAATTTCTATGAACTATTGAAAAATCTGAATGAAAATATGCATATTACAATCGTAATGATTTCCCATGACATAGGTGTCATTACAGAAAAAGCAAATCGTGTAGCTTGCATGGGAGAAAAGAAATTGATTGTTCATGATATGAATTCGAATGTACCTATTTCAAAAATTCTTTCAGAAGTATATGGTGAAAAAATGAATCTTCTGGATCATCACCATTAA